The DNA window TCATGTATCATAATAGGTGGATTAACAACTCTTTTAATCCATTTTAAAGAATCTAAAAAGAAAGCAACCGTATAAATGGTTGCTTTTTTTACTTTTTAACACTTTTAAATGAATTCTAATGAAATTTTAATGTACATCACATAAAGTGTTAATGTTCATCCATCATAATAAAAACATAGAAATAAGAGATTAAAAAATAATCCCTATACAATTAAGAATAAAGGAATGATGCCAGGTGAATAAAAAATTGAATGAAAGAATTTTAGAGATTTATAAAAATAATGTGTTACAAACATTAAATGATTTAAGAAAGGATCAGACATGTCCTGAAAATAGTGAATATTTTTTTAGATTAGCCCAAGAGTATTTTCTTAAAAATAAAACAGAGAATAACCCTCCGAAGATAGGCTTGATTGGTACATGTATTCCTGAGGAAATTATTTATGCATTAGGGGCACAACCCCTATGGATTTTAGGTGGAAGTTTTGGAGCAGGACTTGCTGCGGATGAATATGTGCCAAGAGATACAGACCCAATAGTAAGATCAACTATAGGAATGATCAAATCTGGTTTAGTTCCTAGTATTTATGATTGTAAAGCAATCATTACACCCGTAGCTTATGATGGAGAAAGAAAAATGGTGGGGGTTCTTTCAAAGGATATGGAGGTGTGGCCTGTTGAAATTCCACCAATTAAAGGGAATGCAAGTTCTAATCTTAAGTGGCTACAACAAATTGATAAAATTAGGACTTTGATGGAAAAGAAGATAGGAAAAAAAATAAATGAACAAAATTTAATGGTTGCAGCAAAACGGGTTCGTTTAGCAAAACTTCAGATAAAAGAATTAATGGAAATAAAGAAAAAAAATCCTCAAAGTATTTCTGGAAGTTTAATGCTTTTTATTATGAACACCTATTATTTTAATAATGATCTCAAAAGATGGATTGATGAAATGAAAACATTCAATAAGGAATTAAAAAATAGAATGAAAAACCATGAAGGTTATGATACAAAGCCTAAAATACTCATTATGGGTTCTCCTATTTATTTTCCAAATATGAAGATACCAAAATTATTAGAGGAATTAGGAGCAGAGGTAGCTGCTTTTGAGATGGAAGGACGTTTTCTATATAAAGATGAGATTACTCCTTATGATAGTTCTTTAAAGGGTCTCCTCTATCATATTGCATTAAAGCATTATTTGTATGATTATTCTCCATATTTTATCTCAAATGAAGATAGAATGAGCTTACTAAAAAACATTGCTAGGACCCGTAAGATTAAAGGTATTCTTTATCATGTGTTAAAGGGACATTTGTCCTACGATTTTGAATTAGAAGATATTGAAAAAGCCTTTAGCAAAGAGGGAATCCCTGTGTTTCGAATAGAAACAGATTATAATTATGAAGATATTGAACAATTAAGAATACGTACAGAAGCGGTAATAGAAATGCTATCAACAAAAGAAATAAATCATTAGGAGGAATTAATGATGGAATTGAATAAAAACATATTCAAAAACAGAAAAATTTGTATAATTGTTGCAATTGTAGCAGTTATGTGTACATGCTTTTCAATACTTGATTACTATAAAGACGGTTTTTATGATGGTGAGAATATTTATAGAAGTAAAAATATAAAGGTTAAGTATGATGCTCAAGGACAATCAAAAACATTTTATCAATCTTTATGGTGGAAAAAAGATTTATTTGGGGATATTACCCTTAATAAAAGTGCTAGTTTATCAGATAAGATCGCTGAAGTTTATGTAAAAACAGGATGGAATGAAACAAATCGAGTGGAATTATCACAAGAACAAACTACAGATATTAGTTGCTATGGGCCTACCCTATTAGGAGCACGTATAGATGCAGGTATTCAAGATATAGATGGAGATGGAAAGAAGGAACAAGTATATTATTATGGACAAACAGCTATAAATGGTAGAGGTTTTGATGGAGATGGTGATGGAGACGGTGATGGTGATGAAGATGGACCTTTTCACAAGGGCTATGATCAAAAAAATAGAAATACAAATTTTCAATATAAGCATTTAACATTTGAAAACATTGAAAAAATGAGCTTAGGAATTATTCCAGCAGAAGAAAGTGTTTTTCAAGTATTGTTTAAGGGTGAACCATTAGTAAACAAAGAGATAAAAATCATATCAGAATCAGGACTCAATGAGGTAGTAAGGACTAATATGGATGGATATTTTTATATAAAAGACTTGAGGGTTGCAACAAATGGGATGAATGTAATCTATAAAGATGATTCATCAGAAAAAGGAGAAAATACTTATCATATTCTAAACTATAAGGTGCAGGATTTAGACAATAGAGGATTTTTTTCTACTGGAAAATTAATAGGATTAATAATAATCATGATTTTAGGCGTCATTGGAGTAAATAAGCTGTTAATAGAAAAAAGAAGAAAGGTAAATAATGAACTTCTTTTCGAAATGAATGATTTAGAAAAGGAGGACCAATAGATGAGAAGATTAGTACCAAGATTAAGATGGATCATTTTAATATTAAGTTTTATTCTCCTTACTTTTGGTGTTCAAATTGTTGGAACAAGAATCTATAATTTGAAACTTCCCATACTCCAATGTGTTTATAATAAGGACTATTTAGTAGAAGGAAGCTGTTATACTATTACGGAATTTGGAGAGTGGTTTATGAACAATTTAACCCTTGGAAATATGATGAGTGTTTTATTTTTCGTAGGCTCAACCATCCTCTTGATCATTATATTTGGTAGATTATTATGTGGTTTTGTATGTCCTTTTGGGTTTATACAAGATGTATTGACTTTTATACGTGAAAAACTGCATATACCAGCTGTGAGGTTTTCTGAAAAGACAAGAGAGAAGCTAAAATTAATAAAATGGATACTGCTTTTTATATTTCTAGTAGGGTTTGAATTGTGTGAACTGTGTCCTGTACGAGCTATTATTCCTCCATTGACAGGAAGTGGACTCGAAATGGATGGTTTAAGTGTGGTAGTTGCAATAGTTGTCATTGTTGGTGGATTTTTTAAAGATCGACTGTGGTGTAATTACTGTCCCATGGGATACTTAGTTGGGATTTTCCATAAATTTTCTTTCATAAAATTAAAAAAAGATTGTACAGCATGTACAGAATGTGGGATTTGTTATGAAGCTTGTCCTATGGATATAAAGAGTATTTATACAGAAAGAGAAAAGGAAGATATTACTAAAAATGATTGTATATTCTGTATGAAATGCATAGATCAGTGTCCAGAGGACAAAGCCATAAAGACTACATTTTTAGGAAAAGAGATATATTCTTCTTCTAGAGATAATTTCCACAAAAACCATAAAATCTATGGAAACCTTGAAAAGAAGAAGGATGTATCGAAATTGTGGGAACCATCAGAAAGTAGGAAGGGGTAGACTGGAATGACACAAAATTTAAATGATATAAGAAAAGAGAAAAGATTTAAAAGGTTTGAAAGGAATATGATCAGATTATCTTATAAAGCTATTAAGGATCTTGAAGAAATGAAAGGATGTCCTGAAAATTTCAAATATTTCAGCAATGTATTAAAGAGAACTTTTGTGGATGGTGAGAGTTTAAAGGATAGAGAAAAGGTAGATACCATAGGCACATATTGCGTAATGATTCCAGAAGAATTGATCTATGCTTCTGGAGCATTACCTGTAAGATTGTGTGGAGGAAATCATATTGCTACATTGGCAGGAGATGAAAGAGCACCTAGAGATGCATGTCCTCTTGTACGTGCATCCATAGGATTTCAGGCTTATGATCTTTTACCGATCTATAAGGATTGTAAAGCATTGATGATTCCTACAACATGTGATGGAAAAAGGAAAATGACATCTATTCTCTCAAAGTATAAAAAAGTCATTCCTCTTCATGTTCCTACATTAAAAGATGAAGAAGAAGCAAAGGAAAGCTTTTTAAAAGATTTGTATGCTTTAAAGAACACTTTAGAGAAAATGACAGGAAATGAAATAACCTATGATCGATTAAAGTATGCCACTCAGGCTATAGCTTCTGCTCAATATGAAATTAGACGACTATACAATATAAAAAAGCAAAATCCTTCTGTCATAAAGGGAACTGCAGCTATGGCAATATTAAATGCATATGCATATGATCGGGTGGATTTGTGGGCGGATGCCTTATCTAAATTAAATGATGAGTTAGAAAAAAGAATTAGAGAAAAGGAGTGTATAGGCTCTGAAAGATCTCCTAGGATACTTATTACAGGGTCACCAGTTGTTTTTCCAAATATGAAAATTCCTTATTTGATTGAAGAACAGGGAGGAATTGTTGCAGCAGATGAGACATGCATGGGAGAGAGAGGTCTTTATGATCCTGTGGCAGTAACAGATAATTCTTTTGATGGGATGATGAGAGGATTAGCAGCAAGATATACTTTGCCATGTACTTGTCCATCCTTTACCTATAATGATGAAAGAGTATTTAAAATAAAGCAACTTATAAAGGATTTTCATATAGATGGTATAGTTTACCATGTTATTAGAGGATGTGTATCTTATGATTTTGAACTAAGAAATATTGAAGAGGAAATGAAGAAACTAAATATACCTATACTTAGAGTTGAAACAGATTATAATACAGAAGATGTGGAGCAACTAAGGATAAGAATCGAAGCATTTATGGAAATGATTCAAGTAGAAAAAATAAAAGGATAAAGAGGGGAGAAAAAATATGAGATATTTTGCAGGAATTGATGCAGGATCTACTTATGTAAAAGCAGCATTAATAGATGAAAAAGGGGTCGTAGGTGTAAAGGTAGCTAATACGGGGATTGATAATGTGACTACTGCAAAAAGATTATTAGAAGAATTAGCAAAAGATGCGAATATAAAATTTGAAGATATTTCCTTTATCATGGCAACGGGATATAGTAGAAGAGGGATTGAAATTGCGAGTGATAATATTTCTGAAATTACAGCTCATGCATATGGAGTAAGGCTTACTGCACCAGAGGGAGTAAAACCTAGATTGATTATAGATATTGGAGGACAAGACAGTAAAGTAATTTCTTTAGATGAAAACCTTCAAGTAAATAATTTTGTTATGAATGATAAATGTGCTGCAGGAACAGGAAAATTTATAGAGGTAATTGCGGGGTTACTAGAAACCACAATTGATCAAGTAGGATACTTATCCCTTGAAAGTATAGATCCTTGTGATATCAATAGTACATGTGTTGTTTTTGCACAATCAGAAGTGATTTCATTGATGGCTAGAAAAATTGATCGAAAGGATATTTTAGCAGGAATGCATTTATCCATGGCTAAGAGGGTTTCAAAAATGGCGAGAAAGTTTGATGTGAATGTAGATGTACTTATGACTGGAGGAGGAGCATTAAACAGTGGACTTCACGGGGCTTTTGAAGATGAATTGATGACAGATATATTTGTAGCAAATTATCCACAATTTAATGGGGCTATTGGTGCGGCATTGATTGGAAGAGAAAGGGCTGAGTGATCTATATGGAAAATATTATTGCTCAGTATGGCTCTCCCTTTATGGCAGCCATATTGATTGGTTTAGGATGTGGTTTTTCTTGTGGTTCAACAAGTACAGTTTTTTTAACCACTTATATTATGGGAAATGAAAATGATACAAAAAAAGGATTCTTTTCTGTAATACATTTTCTTTTAGGAAAAATAATGGTTATGATTTTATTAGGGCTTATTTCATCCTTGATGGGAACTGCAATCATTGGACAAAATACAACTATTGGAGGATTTGATTCGAAAATTATATTAAATATTGTTGAAATTTTCACAGGGATTATGATTCTTTATAAGTTGTTTAAAAAGAAAAGCTGTTGTGATAAAAAAAGCTGTAGCAAAACTGTTACGAACAAAGAAAAAAAGGAAAGAATTATTGAGCATGTTCCTTTATGGTTAGCAGGTGTAGCATATGGTATGACGCCATGTTATCCTCTAGCTGTGATGCTTTTATTTTCAGCAACGCTAACATCATTAAATGCATGTCTTTTAATGTTGGTATTTGGTATTTTTAATTCCATATCACCTGTGATAATTTATGGTACTATGGCTGGATATTTTTCAAAGAAAATGTATAAGGAAATTCCTCAATATGTGCATTTAATCCAAGGAATGGCGGCGGTTATATTTATATTTGTTGGTGTATACCCATTCATAATAAAATAGAGTGGGGATAAAGGTTTAATGCTTTTTCAAAAAAATACCATCTGAGGTTTTTGATAGTTGTATAATTCATAGAGATTCATAAATTGATTGAGTATTTGAATTGTTTTACGATTTATTATTGGTAAATTTATTGATATAATATAGGAAATCATTTAAAAACAAAAAGGGAGGCAAAATTATAGTGAAAGCATATAGAATACTCATTATAGAAGATGAAGAAAAAATCGCTAGGTTTGTTGAACTAGAGCTTAAATATGAGGAGTATGAAGTAGCTATAAAACATGATGGGAGAGAAGGCCTTAAAGAAATTGAAGAAAGAGACTATGATTTAGTAATATTAGATATTATGCTTCCAGGAATTAATGGTATGGAGGTTTGTAGAAGGGTAAGACGCTTTTCAGATGTACCCATCATTATGTTGACAGCGAAAGATCAGGTTGAGGATAAGGTTATGGGGCTTGATTTAGGCGCCCATGATTATTTGACAAAGCCCTTTGCAATAGAAGAATTATTAGCAAGAATTCGAGGGGTTTTGAAAAGAGCACAAGGAGTAAGGAAAAATAGTAATCATATAAAAATAAAAAATTTGACCATAAATACAGATATTCATCAAGTAAAAGTAGGAGAAAATCTTATAGATTTGACTAAGAGAGAATATGAGTTATTAGCATATCTTCTTAAAAATAAGCAAATCGTTTTAACAAGGGAACAGATACTAGAAGCTGTATGGGGATATGATTATCTAGGAGATACTAACGTGGTGGATGTATATATAAGATATTTAAGAAGTAAAATTGATGATCCATATAAAGAAAAGTATATTCATACAGTAAGAGGAGTAGGGTATGTGATTAAAGATGAATAAAATAAAATTAAAGAATTTTAAAAACAAAAGAATATCCATCTCTTTTAAATTGACAGCAATCTATGCAGTGATTCTTTCTTTGATTCTAATTATTATTAGTATGATGAGTAATTGGCAAGTTAAACGTATTTTAGTACAGCAAACAAAGGAAGAACTACAAAAGACCTATCAATTGGTTGAAGCATACATTCAAGAAGGAAAACCTATCAATGAAGATTTATTCAAAGAAATAAATTTTAATAATATCTATTTGAAAATTTATAATGAAAATGGCGTAATATTAGAAAGTAAATACAAAGCTGTTGATCAAGAAATATACAATCAAGTAGAGGGTGGTGGAGGAAATTGGGATAACTATGAATGGGAAGATATTGATCAAGTAGATGTATTTTATATGCATAAGGAGCTATCAAAAGATACGAAGTTATATTCTATGTTGTTAGTAAAAAACATAGAGGAACAAGACCATTTCGTGCAAATATTGGATAATAATTTAATGATGATGAATATAGTAGGGGTCATCATAGCAATTTTATCAGGTATTTATTTGAGTAAAAAACTATTATTCCCCATAAAAAAGATTACCAATGCAGCAAAAGAAATCAGTGTTTATGATTTGAATAGTCGAATAGATATTGGAGGTCCTGATGATGAATTAAAGGAACTTGCATGTACCTTTAATGATATGATTGGGCGATTACAAGAATCTTTTGAAAGACAAAAGCAGTTTGTTTCGGATGCTTCCCATGAGTTAAGAACTCCTATTGCTGTTATTCAAGGATATATAAATTTACTTGATAGATGGGGAAAGGATGATCGGGAAGTTTTAGAAGAATCTATTGATGCAATAAAAAGTGAGACAGAAAATATGAAAAGGCTTTTAGAGCAA is part of the Crassaminicella profunda genome and encodes:
- a CDS encoding response regulator transcription factor, translated to MKAYRILIIEDEEKIARFVELELKYEEYEVAIKHDGREGLKEIEERDYDLVILDIMLPGINGMEVCRRVRRFSDVPIIMLTAKDQVEDKVMGLDLGAHDYLTKPFAIEELLARIRGVLKRAQGVRKNSNHIKIKNLTINTDIHQVKVGENLIDLTKREYELLAYLLKNKQIVLTREQILEAVWGYDYLGDTNVVDVYIRYLRSKIDDPYKEKYIHTVRGVGYVIKDE
- a CDS encoding acyl-CoA dehydratase activase, with the protein product MRYFAGIDAGSTYVKAALIDEKGVVGVKVANTGIDNVTTAKRLLEELAKDANIKFEDISFIMATGYSRRGIEIASDNISEITAHAYGVRLTAPEGVKPRLIIDIGGQDSKVISLDENLQVNNFVMNDKCAAGTGKFIEVIAGLLETTIDQVGYLSLESIDPCDINSTCVVFAQSEVISLMARKIDRKDILAGMHLSMAKRVSKMARKFDVNVDVLMTGGGALNSGLHGAFEDELMTDIFVANYPQFNGAIGAALIGRERAE
- a CDS encoding 4Fe-4S binding protein, which produces MRRLVPRLRWIILILSFILLTFGVQIVGTRIYNLKLPILQCVYNKDYLVEGSCYTITEFGEWFMNNLTLGNMMSVLFFVGSTILLIIIFGRLLCGFVCPFGFIQDVLTFIREKLHIPAVRFSEKTREKLKLIKWILLFIFLVGFELCELCPVRAIIPPLTGSGLEMDGLSVVVAIVVIVGGFFKDRLWCNYCPMGYLVGIFHKFSFIKLKKDCTACTECGICYEACPMDIKSIYTEREKEDITKNDCIFCMKCIDQCPEDKAIKTTFLGKEIYSSSRDNFHKNHKIYGNLEKKKDVSKLWEPSESRKG
- a CDS encoding ATP-binding protein, producing the protein MNKIKLKNFKNKRISISFKLTAIYAVILSLILIIISMMSNWQVKRILVQQTKEELQKTYQLVEAYIQEGKPINEDLFKEINFNNIYLKIYNENGVILESKYKAVDQEIYNQVEGGGGNWDNYEWEDIDQVDVFYMHKELSKDTKLYSMLLVKNIEEQDHFVQILDNNLMMMNIVGVIIAILSGIYLSKKLLFPIKKITNAAKEISVYDLNSRIDIGGPDDELKELACTFNDMIGRLQESFERQKQFVSDASHELRTPIAVIQGYINLLDRWGKDDREVLEESIDAIKSETENMKRLLEQLLFLARGDNESYKLEKQEFRLSELIEDIIKETKLIDQIHEIECFVDQDTWIYADSKLIKQMLRILMDNSIKFTPVNGKIRIASEKYNNHVVIRVEDSGIGIPKEDIPYIFDRFYRSDKSRTKATGGAGLGLSIAKWIVESHNGNIEVESQLEKGTKMIVKLPIHKNHLS
- a CDS encoding DUF4198 domain-containing protein, whose protein sequence is MELNKNIFKNRKICIIVAIVAVMCTCFSILDYYKDGFYDGENIYRSKNIKVKYDAQGQSKTFYQSLWWKKDLFGDITLNKSASLSDKIAEVYVKTGWNETNRVELSQEQTTDISCYGPTLLGARIDAGIQDIDGDGKKEQVYYYGQTAINGRGFDGDGDGDGDGDEDGPFHKGYDQKNRNTNFQYKHLTFENIEKMSLGIIPAEESVFQVLFKGEPLVNKEIKIISESGLNEVVRTNMDGYFYIKDLRVATNGMNVIYKDDSSEKGENTYHILNYKVQDLDNRGFFSTGKLIGLIIIMILGVIGVNKLLIEKRRKVNNELLFEMNDLEKEDQ
- a CDS encoding 2-hydroxyacyl-CoA dehydratase family protein, producing MTQNLNDIRKEKRFKRFERNMIRLSYKAIKDLEEMKGCPENFKYFSNVLKRTFVDGESLKDREKVDTIGTYCVMIPEELIYASGALPVRLCGGNHIATLAGDERAPRDACPLVRASIGFQAYDLLPIYKDCKALMIPTTCDGKRKMTSILSKYKKVIPLHVPTLKDEEEAKESFLKDLYALKNTLEKMTGNEITYDRLKYATQAIASAQYEIRRLYNIKKQNPSVIKGTAAMAILNAYAYDRVDLWADALSKLNDELEKRIREKECIGSERSPRILITGSPVVFPNMKIPYLIEEQGGIVAADETCMGERGLYDPVAVTDNSFDGMMRGLAARYTLPCTCPSFTYNDERVFKIKQLIKDFHIDGIVYHVIRGCVSYDFELRNIEEEMKKLNIPILRVETDYNTEDVEQLRIRIEAFMEMIQVEKIKG
- a CDS encoding 2-hydroxyacyl-CoA dehydratase subunit D; translation: MNERILEIYKNNVLQTLNDLRKDQTCPENSEYFFRLAQEYFLKNKTENNPPKIGLIGTCIPEEIIYALGAQPLWILGGSFGAGLAADEYVPRDTDPIVRSTIGMIKSGLVPSIYDCKAIITPVAYDGERKMVGVLSKDMEVWPVEIPPIKGNASSNLKWLQQIDKIRTLMEKKIGKKINEQNLMVAAKRVRLAKLQIKELMEIKKKNPQSISGSLMLFIMNTYYFNNDLKRWIDEMKTFNKELKNRMKNHEGYDTKPKILIMGSPIYFPNMKIPKLLEELGAEVAAFEMEGRFLYKDEITPYDSSLKGLLYHIALKHYLYDYSPYFISNEDRMSLLKNIARTRKIKGILYHVLKGHLSYDFELEDIEKAFSKEGIPVFRIETDYNYEDIEQLRIRTEAVIEMLSTKEINH
- a CDS encoding sulfite exporter TauE/SafE family protein, translating into MENIIAQYGSPFMAAILIGLGCGFSCGSTSTVFLTTYIMGNENDTKKGFFSVIHFLLGKIMVMILLGLISSLMGTAIIGQNTTIGGFDSKIILNIVEIFTGIMILYKLFKKKSCCDKKSCSKTVTNKEKKERIIEHVPLWLAGVAYGMTPCYPLAVMLLFSATLTSLNACLLMLVFGIFNSISPVIIYGTMAGYFSKKMYKEIPQYVHLIQGMAAVIFIFVGVYPFIIK